In Dermacentor andersoni chromosome 4, qqDerAnde1_hic_scaffold, whole genome shotgun sequence, the following proteins share a genomic window:
- the LOC140217237 gene encoding uncharacterized protein codes for MSAGRPPEFADAEGTWPTYRVRLEAYFEAHSIVHPTKKRALLIASLTDSAVRVVQGRCQPIKVNELSYEEVVGYLEDHYAPEVNEIAASYAFFMRSQQDGEAAQDFIADIRRLAEKCNFGTSLERMLRDRIVCGVLDEDVRRHLLRRRKLTLEEAEDFAVSAQRAVENARSMNSAHSEVHFARQKSHSSKRRPKPEQCDVCGRCGESHAEDECKHLRAVCHRCGKRGHLRRMCLSSTNSDRRQGSYPARQRRQGSYAMAAGEDTSSDDNDALHTITAVLHHAASIRKVRPIYKDISWNNVPLTMLVDTGSPVSVIPVTVFRKYKQLWPPLESSQLKLSCLLGELPIVGQLSMTATCDGKDIPGTVIVVDSSGASLCGRDTIKAFNEVGVAMLSNVVANLQLVGIQAVSTGLQQLLDEYADVFAPGLGLCKGPPVTFQLKENACPRFFKARTVPYALRDKMSESLDQLVAEGVLTPVKTAEWATPVVPVLKGDGSLRLCGDFRMTVNAATVVEQYPLPRVDDIFARLNGGEVFTTLDLRQAYNQLPLDEEAKKITVLNTQKGLFCFNRLPFGVSSAPAIFQRRMDGLLGDIPGVQVYLDDIIIAEKKHDSCRLKTVLQRLREYGLRLNKGKCKFRQDEVTFLGHRIDAKGLRPKDDNIKAVVEAPKPTSVSELKAFLGLINYYGKFLPNLATMIAPLHALLSKGVKWQWSQEQEKAFKKVKQAIVASKFLAHFDSDKPLRLECDASSVGIGAVLSHRVNGVDYPIGFRSRTLTKSERNYSQLEKEALAVVFGVARFKDYLYGHQFVLVTDHKPLTGLFNPGKAIPPMAAARIQRWALFLGNYNYTLQYRKGSDHSNADALSRLPLPVMEEPRDSAADEYVLYAHSLEETALCAREVEHLTNRDTSLLQVKKWISQGWPSYLPQDHEHLRPYFNRRTELTVSHNLVYWGHRIVLPLAAARRFSDATSTDTFGLASHRGKVVGPTPNKGEEFEFHQKPQVRLSTFTMSVGIKLGDVAGSPTYRSGFNS; via the exons ATGAGTGCTGGACGGCCACCGGAATTTGCCGATGCAGAAGGTACGTGGCCTACGTATCGCGTTCGCCTGGAGGCGTACTTTGAGGCTCATAGCATCGTGCACCCAACGAAGAAACGAGCGCTGCTCATCGCTTCGCTCACGGACAGCGCTGTGCGTGTGGTGCAGGGCCGGTGTCAACCCATAAAGGTGAATGAACTGAGCTATGAGGAAGTCGTCGGGTATCTGGAAGATCACTATGCTCCGGAGGTCAACGAGATCGCTGCCAGTTATGCTTTCTTCATGCGTTCGCAACAAGACGGGGAAGCTGCTCAGGACTTCATTGCGGACATTCGACGCCTAGCTGAGAAGTGTAACTTCGGCacgtcattggagcgcatgttgaGGGATCGAATCGTTTGCGGAGTGCTGGATGAAGACGTTCGGCGCCATTTACTGAGGCGACGGAAGCTCACCTTAGAAGAGGCTGAAGACTTTGCTGTCTCGgcacagagagctgttgaaaatGCCAGGAGCATGAACTCGGCGCACTCAGAAGTACATTTTGCCCGACAAAAGAGCCATTCCTCGAAGCGACGTCCCAAGCCGGAACAATGCGACGTGTGTGGAAGGTGTGGAGAATCGCATGCTGAGGACGAGTGCAAACACCTTCGCGCGGTGTGCCACCGGTGTGGAAAACGAGGACATCTACGTCGGATGTGCCTGTCTAGCACAAATAGTGACCGTCGGCAGGGATCTTATCCAGCAAGACAACGGCGCCAGGGTTCGTACGCCATGGCAGCCGGAGAGGACACAAGCTCGGACGACAACGACGCCTTGCACACGATTACAGCGGTTCTCCATCACGCAGCCAGTATCCGCAAGGTTAGGCCTATTTACAAGGACATCAGTTGGAATAACGTTCCGCTCACTATGTTGGTGGACACGGGGTCACCTGTAAGCGTCATTCCCGTAACGGTGTTCCGCAAGTACAAGCAGCTCTGGCCTCCGTTGGAGAGTTCACAGCTCAAGCTCTCTTGTCTCTTGGGAGAACTTCCAATTGTCGGCCAGCTTAGCATGACCGCTACGTGCGACGGGAAAGATATTCCTGGTACTGTCATAGTGGTCGACAGCTCCGGAGCATCTTTGTGCGGCAGAGACACCATCAAGGCATTTAATGAAGTTGGAGTGGCAATGTTGTCGAATGTGGTAGCGAATCTGCAACTGGTTGGAATACAGGCTGTCAGCACAGGTCTGCAACAGCTGCTTGACGAATATGCCGACGTGTTTGCTCCGGGACTCGGCCTGTGCAAAGGACCACCGGTCACATTTCAATTGAAAGAAAACGCGTGTCCACGGTTCTTTAAGGCCCGTACTGTACCCTACGCTCTCAGAGATAAGATGTCTGAATCGTTGGATCAGCTGGTCGCGGAAGGCGTTTTGACGCCGGTAAAAACCGCTGAATGGGCAACCCCTGTGGTGCCCGTTTTGAAGGGCGATGGGTCCCTCCGACTGTGTGGAGACTTCCGTATGACtgtgaatgcggccactgtggtagAACAATACCCGTTGCCTCGAGTGGACGACATTTTTGCTAGGTTAAACGGTGGCGAAGTATTCACGACCTTGGATTTGCGTCAAGCCTACAACCAGTTGCCATTGGATGAGGAAGCAAAGAAGATAACAGTCCTCAACACCCAGAAGGGTCTCTTTTGTTTCAACAGATTACCGTTTGGCGTAAGTTCTGCTCCAGCCatattccaaaggcgaatggacgGACTGCTGGGGGATATTCCTGGAGTGCAGGTGTACCTGGATGACATTATCATCGCCGAGAAAAAACATGATTCATGTAGGCTCAAAACCGTGCTGCAGCGGCTGCGGGAGTATGGTCTCCGACTGAACAAGGGAAAGTGCAAGTTTCGGCAAGACGAAGTCACATTTCTCGGTCATCGTATCGACGCGAAGGGTCTGCGACCGAAGGACGACAATATCAAAGCCGTTGTTGAAGCCCCAAAGCCCACCTCGGTGAGTGAGCTGAAAGCTTTTCTCGGTCTCATAAATTACTATGGCAAGTTCCTGCCCAATCTGGCCACCATGATAGCTCCGCTACATGCTCTCTTATCCAAAGGAGTCAAGTGGCAATGGAGCCAGGAACAGGAGAAAGCATTTAAGAAAGTTAAGCAGGCAATTGTGGCTTCCAAGTTTCTGGCTCACTTCGACTCGGATAAGCCACTGCGGCTGGAGTGCGATGCATCATCAGTAGGCATTGGGGCCGTTTTGTCGCACCGCGTGAATGGTGTTGACTACCCCATCGGATTCCGGTCCAGGACACTTACCAAgagcgagcgcaattactcgcagttagaaaaagaagctttggcagTGGTATTCGGCGTCGCCCGGTTTAAAGACTACCTGTACGGACATCAGTTCGTCTTAGTAACAGACCACAAGCCTCTTACTGGTTTATTCAATCCAGGTAAAGCCATACCACCGATGGCGGCCGCCAGAATACAGCGTTGGGCCTTGTTTCTTGGCAACTACAACTACACATTGCAGTACCGGAAGGGCAGTGACCATTCCAATGCTGATGCCCTCAGTCGGTTGCCCTTGCCAGTAATGGAGGAGCCGCGGGACTCTGCTGCCGACGAGTACGTTTTGTATGCCCACTCTCTGGAGGAAACAGCGCTTTGCGCCCGCGAGGTTGAACATCTGACTAATCGAGACACCAGCCTTCTGCAGGTTAAAAAATGGATTTCCCAGGGATGGCCGTCATATCTTCCGCAGGACCATGAGCATCTCCGGCCGTACTTCAACAGAAGAACAGAGCTTACAGTCAGCCATAATTTGGTGTACTGGGGACATCGCATTGTTCTACCCCTGGCGGCGGCAAGGC GCTTCAGCGATGCCACCAGCACAGATACCTTTGGCCTGGCCAGCCACCGGGGAAAG GTGGTGGGTccgactcccaacaaaggtgaAGAGTTCGAGTTCCACCAGAAGCCCcaggttcgactctcgaccttcacaatGTCAGTTGGAATCAAACTTGGAGATGTGGCCGGTTCGCCCACATATCGAAGTGGCTTCAATTCCTAG